Proteins from a single region of Chryseobacterium sp. W4I1:
- a CDS encoding IPExxxVDY family protein, translated as MEIQKLYDLDDIEFEDIAIGLVRLAKDIPAHEFFYKINQINGLTFCRKKDVILHGAYYDYYFPRFEAYHKFTKTCFTFISNRSSESKQKKLQTELFTEEENIKFLLNNQVDVEYILHTSEQFPDFSVILLPENLVFPIQDYTLSSEEELYQIIQYYE; from the coding sequence TTGGAAATTCAAAAACTTTATGATCTAGACGATATAGAATTTGAAGATATTGCCATAGGATTGGTAAGATTAGCGAAAGATATACCTGCTCATGAGTTTTTCTACAAAATAAATCAGATCAACGGCCTCACCTTTTGCAGAAAGAAAGACGTTATTCTTCACGGGGCTTATTATGATTATTATTTTCCGAGATTTGAGGCTTATCACAAGTTTACAAAAACATGTTTTACATTCATTTCAAACCGGTCTTCAGAAAGTAAGCAAAAAAAATTGCAGACCGAGCTCTTCACAGAAGAAGAAAACATTAAATTTTTATTAAATAATCAGGTAGATGTAGAATATATTTTGCATACTTCGGAACAATTCCCTGATTTTTCCGTAATTTTGCTCCCTGAAAATCTTGTGTTTCCGATACAAGATTATACACTGAGTTCTGAAGAGGAACTTTATCAAATTATCCAGTATTATGAATAA
- the pyk gene encoding pyruvate kinase has product MNKYLKKTKIIATLGPASSSKEVMLDLMRAGVDIFRINFSHADYDLVRNNIEIIRELNKEYGYSIGILGDLQGPKLRVGVVKEGSYLNPGDILTFTNEKIEGDSTKVYMTYQQFPQDVKVGERILIDDGKLMLEVIETNQIDTVKAKTIQGGPLSSKKGVNLPNTNVSLPALTEKDIQDANFMLDMEVDWIALSFVRHAQDIIDLKELINAHPNGKFKTPIIAKIEKPEGVKNIDEILLECDGLMVARGDLGVEVPMEEVPAIQKNLVEKARFYSKPVIIATQMMETMINSLTPTRAEVNDVANSVLDGADAVMLSGETSVGRYPVQVVENMAKIVQNIEKTSFYQHKNEPIEKDYNCIDERFITNRVCLAAVRIAKTTNVSAIVTLTHSGYTAFQLAAHRPNSHIIVYSGNKRVITMLNLLWGVHAYYYDMKKPTDETIIQVNMLTHNHGYIESGDFVININATPSYEGGKTNTLRLTTV; this is encoded by the coding sequence ATGAATAAGTATTTAAAGAAGACAAAAATTATTGCAACACTAGGACCTGCTTCGTCATCGAAGGAGGTAATGTTAGACCTAATGAGAGCGGGTGTTGATATTTTCAGAATAAATTTTTCACATGCAGACTATGACTTAGTTCGAAATAATATTGAAATTATCAGAGAGCTTAATAAGGAATACGGCTATTCTATAGGGATCTTAGGAGACCTTCAAGGCCCGAAACTGAGAGTAGGCGTTGTAAAAGAAGGTTCTTACCTGAATCCTGGAGACATTCTTACCTTTACCAATGAGAAAATAGAAGGTGACTCTACCAAGGTTTACATGACCTACCAACAGTTTCCTCAGGACGTAAAAGTTGGGGAAAGAATCCTTATCGACGATGGAAAGCTAATGCTGGAAGTTATTGAGACCAACCAAATAGATACGGTAAAAGCAAAAACCATTCAGGGGGGACCATTAAGTTCTAAAAAAGGAGTTAACCTGCCTAATACCAATGTTTCTCTTCCTGCACTGACGGAAAAGGATATTCAGGATGCCAATTTCATGCTTGACATGGAAGTGGATTGGATTGCATTGTCATTTGTGCGTCATGCTCAGGATATCATCGACTTAAAAGAACTTATCAATGCGCATCCTAACGGTAAATTCAAAACACCGATCATTGCTAAAATTGAAAAGCCTGAGGGCGTTAAAAATATTGACGAAATTTTATTGGAATGTGACGGACTGATGGTTGCCCGTGGTGACCTTGGTGTGGAAGTTCCGATGGAAGAAGTTCCTGCTATTCAGAAGAACCTGGTAGAGAAGGCAAGATTCTATTCAAAACCGGTGATCATTGCTACCCAGATGATGGAAACCATGATCAACAGCCTTACACCTACAAGAGCAGAAGTAAATGACGTTGCTAACTCTGTATTGGATGGTGCAGATGCTGTAATGCTTTCAGGAGAAACTTCTGTAGGAAGATATCCGGTGCAGGTGGTTGAAAACATGGCAAAGATTGTTCAGAATATTGAGAAAACTAGTTTTTATCAGCACAAGAATGAGCCTATTGAGAAAGATTATAACTGTATCGATGAAAGATTCATTACCAACAGGGTATGTCTTGCCGCAGTAAGAATTGCAAAAACCACCAATGTTTCTGCTATTGTTACATTGACGCATTCAGGATATACGGCTTTCCAGCTTGCTGCACACAGACCGAATTCCCATATTATTGTTTACAGTGGAAATAAAAGAGTGATCACAATGCTGAATCTTCTTTGGGGAGTTCATGCTTATTATTATGACATGAAGAAACCAACGGATGAAACCATTATCCAGGTAAATATGCTGACCCATAACCACGGTTATATTGAAAGCGGAGACTTTGTTATCAACATCAATGCTACACCATCTTACGAAGGTGGAAAAACCAATACACTGAGACTGACGACAGTATAA